The sequence below is a genomic window from Halomonas halophila.
ATCTACGTCAAGAACGGCCTGGTCACCTGGGAGACCCAGCAGACCGACTATCCGCGTACCCGCCCGGACCTGCCCAACCACGAGCCCCGCGGCTGTCCGCGCGGGGCCAGCTACTCCTGGTACCTGTACAGCGCCAACCGCCTGAAACATCCGCTGATCCGCAAGCCGTTGCTGGCGCTGTGGCGGGAGGCCCTTGCCGAGCATGGTGACCCGGTGAACGCCTGGGCCTCCATCGTCGAGGACCCGGCCCAGGCCAGGCAGTACAAGCGCGCCCGCGGCATGGGCGGCTTCGTGCGCGCCGACTGGGACGAACTCAACGGCCTGATCGCCGCTTCCAACGTCTACACCGCCAAGCAGTACGGGCCGGACCGCATCATCGGCTTCTCGCCGATTCCGGCCATGTCGATGGTCTCCTACGCCGCCGGCAGCCGCTATCTGTCGCTGATCGGCGGCGTGTGCATGAGCTTTTACGACTGGTACTGCGACCTGCCGCCGGCCTCGCCGATGACCTGGGGCGAGCAGACCGACGTGCCGGAGTCCGCCGACTGGTACAACTCGGGCTACATCATCGCCTGGGGGTCCAACGTGCCCCAGACCCGCACCCCGGACGCCCACTTCTTCACCGAGGTGCGCTACAAGGGCACCAAGACCGTCGCGGTCACCCCGGACTATGCCGAGGTCGCCAAGCTCACCGACGAGTGGCTGTCCGCCAAGCAGGGCACCGACGCGGCCCTGGCCCTGGCCATGGGCCACGTCATCCTCAAGGAATTCCATCTCGACAACCCCAGCGCCTATTTCACCGACTACGTGCGCCGCTACACCGACATGCCCTGCCTGGTGGAGCTCGAGGTTCGCGAGGACGGCAGCCACGTGCCCGGCCGGCAGCTGCGCGCCAGCGACTTCGCCGATGGCCTGGGTCAGGACAACAATCCCGAGTGGAAGACCCTGGTCTGGGACGAGCTCGGCGATCGCCTCGTCGTGCCGCGCGGCTCCATCGGCTTCCGCTGGGGCGAAGCGAGCGGCGACGACGAGGACGAGAGCAAGGGCAAGTGGAACCTCGAGTCTCTCGACGCCGACGGCACCGAGATCCGGCCGAGGCTCAGCCTGGCCGAGGCCCATGACGAGGTGGCTCGGGTGGCCTTTCCCTACTTCGGCGGGATCGAGCATCAGCACTTCGATCACGTGAAGAGCGGCGGCGCCAGCGACGAGCTGCTGTTCCACTGCCTGCCGGCCAAGCGGATGACCCGGGCAGACGGCCGCGAGGTGCTGGCGGTCACCGTGTTCGACCTGATGTGCGCCAACTACGGCATCGACCGCGGGTTTAGAAGCAAAGAGGGCAAGGACGACGGCGCCACCGCCTTCGACCAGGTCAAGCCTTATACCCCGGCCTGGCAGGAGAAGATCACCGGCGTGTCCGCCGAGCAGTGCCTGCGCATTGCCCGGGAGTTCGCCGACAACGCCGACAGGACCGGCGGGCGTTCCATGATCATCGTCGGTGCCGGGATGAACCACTGGTACCACATGGACATGAACTACCGTGGCCTGATCAACATGCTGGTCATGTGCGGCTGCATCGGCCAGAGCGGCGGCGGCTGGGCGCACTACGTGGGCCAGGAGAAGCTGCGCCCGCAGACCGGCTGGCTGCCGCTGGCCTTCGGCCTGGACTGGCAGCGGCCGCCGCGGCAGATGAATTCCACCTCCTTCTTCTACAACCACTCCAGCCAGTGGCGCTACGAGAAACTCGAGGTCAAGGAGATCCTCTCGCCGCTGGCCAAGGCCGAGGACTACTCCGGCAGCCTGGTCGACTTCAACGTGCGCGCCGAGCGCATGGGCTGGCTGCCCTCCGCGCCGCAGCTGGCCACCAATCCCCTGTCGCTGGCCGGCCAGGCCGCCGAGGCGGGCCAGGCCACCGCGGACTACGTGGTCGACCGGCTCAAGGCCGGCGAGCTGCGCTTCGCCGCCGAGGATCCCGACGACCCGAAGAACTTCCCGCGCAACCTGTTCATCTGGCGCTCCAACCTGCTCGGCAGCTCGGGCAAGGGCCACGAGTACATGCTCAAGTACCTGCTGGGCACCCGCCACGGCATCCAGGGCAAGGACCTGGGCGAGGCCGGCGGCCAGACGCCCGAGGAGGTCGTGTGGCGCGAGCAGGCGCCTGAGGGCAAGCTCGACCTGCTGGTGACGCTGGACTTCCGCATGTCCACCACCTGCCTGTACTCGGACATCGTGCTGCCCACGGCGACCTGGTACGAGAAGGACGACCTCAACACCTCCGACATGCACCCCTTCATCCACCCGCTGACCGCGGCCACCGACCCGGCCTGGGAGTCGCGCAGCGACTGGGAGATCTACAAGGGCATCGCCAAGGCGTTCTCCAAGGTCTGCGTGGGCCACCTGGGCGAGGAGACCGACCTGGTCACCCTGCCGCTGCAGCATGACTCCCCCGCCGAGCTGGCCCAGCCCGAGGTCCGCGACTGGAAGAAGGGCGAGTGCGAGCCGGTCCCCGGCAAGACCCTGCCGGCGCTGGTCGAGGTCAAGCGCGACTACCCGGCCACCTACGAGCG
It includes:
- a CDS encoding nitrate reductase subunit alpha encodes the protein MSHFLDRLKYLTRRPDDFAGRHGETRDETRDWEDGYRARWQHDKVVRSTHGVNCTGSCSWKIYVKNGLVTWETQQTDYPRTRPDLPNHEPRGCPRGASYSWYLYSANRLKHPLIRKPLLALWREALAEHGDPVNAWASIVEDPAQARQYKRARGMGGFVRADWDELNGLIAASNVYTAKQYGPDRIIGFSPIPAMSMVSYAAGSRYLSLIGGVCMSFYDWYCDLPPASPMTWGEQTDVPESADWYNSGYIIAWGSNVPQTRTPDAHFFTEVRYKGTKTVAVTPDYAEVAKLTDEWLSAKQGTDAALALAMGHVILKEFHLDNPSAYFTDYVRRYTDMPCLVELEVREDGSHVPGRQLRASDFADGLGQDNNPEWKTLVWDELGDRLVVPRGSIGFRWGEASGDDEDESKGKWNLESLDADGTEIRPRLSLAEAHDEVARVAFPYFGGIEHQHFDHVKSGGASDELLFHCLPAKRMTRADGREVLAVTVFDLMCANYGIDRGFRSKEGKDDGATAFDQVKPYTPAWQEKITGVSAEQCLRIAREFADNADRTGGRSMIIVGAGMNHWYHMDMNYRGLINMLVMCGCIGQSGGGWAHYVGQEKLRPQTGWLPLAFGLDWQRPPRQMNSTSFFYNHSSQWRYEKLEVKEILSPLAKAEDYSGSLVDFNVRAERMGWLPSAPQLATNPLSLAGQAAEAGQATADYVVDRLKAGELRFAAEDPDDPKNFPRNLFIWRSNLLGSSGKGHEYMLKYLLGTRHGIQGKDLGEAGGQTPEEVVWREQAPEGKLDLLVTLDFRMSTTCLYSDIVLPTATWYEKDDLNTSDMHPFIHPLTAATDPAWESRSDWEIYKGIAKAFSKVCVGHLGEETDLVTLPLQHDSPAELAQPEVRDWKKGECEPVPGKTLPALVEVKRDYPATYERFTSVGPLLDRLGNGGKGIGWKTEKEVELLGRLNQVKSEGPAKGRPRIESAIDAAEVILTLAPETNGQVAVKAWGALSAITGRDHKHLAVPKEEEKIRFRDVVAQPRKIISSPTWSGLEDEHVSYNAGYTNVHELIPWRTVSGRQQFYQDHAWMRAFGESLLVYRPPIDTKAAVGLADDKGNGNPEIALNWITPHQKWGIHSTYSDNLLMQTLSRGGPIVWLSEDDAASIGVEDNDWIELYNANGAIAARAVVSQRVKNGMAMMYHAQERILNMPGSEITGTRGGIHNSVTRVCPKPTHMIGGYAQLSYGFNYYGTVGSNRDEFVIVRKMKRIDWLDGEGNDYEQEAVK